One Neoarius graeffei isolate fNeoGra1 chromosome 16, fNeoGra1.pri, whole genome shotgun sequence DNA segment encodes these proteins:
- the mrtfbb gene encoding myocardin-related transcription factor B isoform X2 produces the protein MPPLKTPAAFHEQIRSLERARTENFLKHKISSRPERAELVRMHILQETQAEPSLQATQMKLKRARLADDLNEKIAQRPGPMELVEKNILPVDSSVKEAIIENEVNYQKTLDVYNFDEDSSEALSPENPASQESQCSVPSPRDAKLPENSSATLTAGSNIQPCPPTTHCSELVSQTSAEDQTNTQHITPAQPVTTTLPIKSGLTLVKQSQPKLPSEKSRSKKSKEPKPRIKKLKYHLYIPPDQKQEPSEAPMDSAYARLLQQQQQFLHLQILTQQQQHYNYQAILPASASLRPLPKVQTSCPNVAMGNSQAPLVVSLPSATPGLGTNSMNNRKSGPLPANLDEMKVAELKIELKLRGLPVSGTKLDLIERLKPYQESYKVNSTQQTETNGIIAPLASQKTESISMSPPVSPVHSEVSTGSMEETSDSKMLVATSPSIMKTEDTSVEVAVPDKDQSLYEKERQIEELIRKLEQEQRLVEELKMQLEVEKRNQQGATQQQGELETRIKEEHDAFSSCNSTLEKEESQGQAQKFYIATQGVQASQTILSTQPEQHTLPITIHIPQTRPVLQTTESVLAQTESAAFQQHKNLTQAAPQIMSVCNSSGSGIQLGQKQEQQRSEVAESCSPRHSPPNGFTTKSTSPCHPSYIHPPSPFNSHHSPKNKDPPRYEEAVKQTRALQATMQIPTAVSQHMDDLFDVLIESGEISPLLQDVLSTDKLLPVTASVTTLPINTALSRPPPQVHVAHMPSLVALASDHQLEALLEGTLPPNTEPRALRLMEELHSQLLEPPHSPMDTSELRFSTSSPPSLHLHDTNLDNMEWLELTTPGPAGISAPAAIFSSDFLDSHDLQWD, from the exons ATGCCGC CACTGAAGACTCCTGCTGCCTTTCATGAACAGATACGAAGCCTTGAGAGAGCCAGG ACTGAGAATTTCTTGAAGCACAAGATTAGCAGTAGACCTGAGCGTGCAGAGCTCGTCCGCATGCACATCCTCCAAG AGACTCAGGCAGAGCCCTCATTGCAGGCCACACAGATGAAGCTCAAAAGGGCTCGTCTGGCCGATGACCTCAATGAGAAGATTGCCCAGAGGCCTGGCCCAATGGAGTTGGTAGAGAAGAACATCCTGCCTGTCGACTCCAGTGTGAAGGAGGCCATCATTG AAAATGAGGTGAACTACCAAAAGACCCTGGATGTGTATAACTTTGATGAAGACAGCAGTGAAGCTTTGTCCCCAGAGAATCCGGCCAGTCAGGAATCTCAGTGCTCTGTCCCATCACCCAGAGATGCCAAGCTGCCTGAGAACTCCTCTGCTACACTGACCGCTGGCTCCAACATTCAG CCCTGTCCACCTACGACCCACTGCTCAGAGTTAGTCAGTCAAACATCAGCAGAGGATCAGACAAACACTCAGCACATAACTCCTGCTCAGCCAGTCACCACCACTCTCCCCATCAAATCAGGTCTTACTCTTGTGAAG CAAAGTCAACCCAAGCTTCCCAGTGAAAAAAGCCGCAGCAAAAAGAGCAAAGAACCCAAGCCAAGGATAAAGAAGCTCAAATACCACCTGTATATCCCACCAGACCAAAAACAGGAGCCCAGTGAGGCCCCTATGGACTCGGCCTATGCCCGATTgcttcagcagcagcagcagtttcTACACCTGCAGATCCTTACCCAGCAACAACAGCATTACAACTACCAGGCCATTCTACCTGCATCTGCATCTCTCAG GCCTTTGCCTAAGGTTCAGACCAGCTGTCCTAACGTGGCCATGGGAAACAGCCAAGCTCCACTTGTAGTGTCCCTGCCCAGTGCTACCCCTGGACTCGGCACCAACAGCATGAACAACCGCAAGTCTGGCCCTCTGCCTGCTAACTTGGATGAAATGAAG GTGGCTGAACTTAAAATCGAGCTGAAGCTACGTGGTCTCCCTGTATCTGGCACTAAATTAGACCTCATAGAGAGGCTCAAGCCCTACCAGGAGAGCTACAAGGTCAACAGCACTCAACAGACTGAGACCAATGGCATCATTGCTCCACTGGCCAGTCAAAAGACAGAAAGCATAAGCATGAGTCCCCCAGTGTCTCCTGTGCACTCAGAGGTTTCCACTGGGAGTATGGAGGAGACCAGTGACAGCAAAATGTTGGTTGCCACATCTCCATCCATCATGAAAACAGAGGATACATCAGTGGAAGTAGCAGTACCTGATAAAGATCAGAGCTTATACGAGAAGGAGCGTCAGATAGAGGAGCTGATTCGCAagctggagcaggagcagcgtcTGGTGGAGGAGCTCAAGATGCAGCTAGAGGTGGAAAAGAGGAATCAACAGGGAGCGACGCAGCAGCAGGGTGAGCTTGAAACCAGGATAAAAGAGGAGCATGATGCCTTCTCCAGCTGTAACTCCACTCTGGAAAAGGAAGAGTCCCAGGGGCAGGCACAGAAGTTCTACATTGCTACACAAGGAGTGCAGGCCTCCCAGACCATCCTCAGCACTCAACCAGAGCAACATACCCTTCCCATCACCATCCATATTCCACAG ACACGGCCGGTTCTCCAAACCACAGAGTCTGTCTTGGCTCAAACAGAGAGTGCAGCATTTCAGCAGCACAAAAATCTGACACAGGCTGCACCTCAA ATAATGTCGGTGTGCAACAGCTCTGGCTCAGGCATCCAGCTGGGGCAGAAGCAGGAGCAGCAAAGATCTGAAGTGGCTGAGTCATGCTCACCTAGACACAGTCCTCCAAATGGATTCACCACTAAA TCAACCTCCCCTTGCCACCCCAGCTACATCCATCCACCATCTCCATTCAACAGTCATCACAGCCCCAAGAACAAAGACCCTCCTCGATATGAGGAGGCTGTCAAACAGACTAGGGCACTTCAGGCTACTATGCAG ATTCCTACTGCAGTCagtcagcacatggatgacttgTTTGATGTCCTGATTGAGAGCGGAG AAATCTCTCCCCTGCTCCAAGATGTTCTCTCCACGGATAAACTTCTGCCTGTGACAGCCAGTGTAACCACTCTCCCCATCAACACTGCACTGTCTCGTCCGCCACCTCAAGTCCATGTGGCCCATATGCCTAGTCTTGTGGCACTGGCCTCAGATCACCAGCTGGAGGCTCTACTGGAAGGAACGCTGCCACCAAATACAGAGCCCCGTGCTCTGCGTCTCATGGAGGAACTGCACAGCCAGTTGTTGGAGCCACCCCATTCACCCATGGATACCAGTGAGCTGAGATTTTCCACTTCGTCACCTCCATCCCTCCACCTGCATGACACCAACCTGGACAACATGGAGTGGTTGGAACTGACTACGCCAGGGCCAGCAGGCATCTCTGCACCGGCTGCCATCTTCTCCTCTGACTTCCTGGACTCTCACGATTTGCAATGGGACTGA
- the mrtfbb gene encoding myocardin-related transcription factor B isoform X1, translating into MACLEVETPTVCRVLQLRLQQRRTREQLVDQGIMPPLKTPAAFHEQIRSLERARTENFLKHKISSRPERAELVRMHILQETQAEPSLQATQMKLKRARLADDLNEKIAQRPGPMELVEKNILPVDSSVKEAIIENEVNYQKTLDVYNFDEDSSEALSPENPASQESQCSVPSPRDAKLPENSSATLTAGSNIQPCPPTTHCSELVSQTSAEDQTNTQHITPAQPVTTTLPIKSGLTLVKQSQPKLPSEKSRSKKSKEPKPRIKKLKYHLYIPPDQKQEPSEAPMDSAYARLLQQQQQFLHLQILTQQQQHYNYQAILPASASLRPLPKVQTSCPNVAMGNSQAPLVVSLPSATPGLGTNSMNNRKSGPLPANLDEMKVAELKIELKLRGLPVSGTKLDLIERLKPYQESYKVNSTQQTETNGIIAPLASQKTESISMSPPVSPVHSEVSTGSMEETSDSKMLVATSPSIMKTEDTSVEVAVPDKDQSLYEKERQIEELIRKLEQEQRLVEELKMQLEVEKRNQQGATQQQGELETRIKEEHDAFSSCNSTLEKEESQGQAQKFYIATQGVQASQTILSTQPEQHTLPITIHIPQTRPVLQTTESVLAQTESAAFQQHKNLTQAAPQIMSVCNSSGSGIQLGQKQEQQRSEVAESCSPRHSPPNGFTTKSTSPCHPSYIHPPSPFNSHHSPKNKDPPRYEEAVKQTRALQATMQIPTAVSQHMDDLFDVLIESGEISPLLQDVLSTDKLLPVTASVTTLPINTALSRPPPQVHVAHMPSLVALASDHQLEALLEGTLPPNTEPRALRLMEELHSQLLEPPHSPMDTSELRFSTSSPPSLHLHDTNLDNMEWLELTTPGPAGISAPAAIFSSDFLDSHDLQWD; encoded by the exons ATGGCCTGCCTCGAGGTCGAAACTCCAACCGTCTGCAGGG TGCTGCAGCTGAGACTCCAGCAGAGACGCACTCGGGAACAGCTTGTAGACCAGGGCATTATGCCGC CACTGAAGACTCCTGCTGCCTTTCATGAACAGATACGAAGCCTTGAGAGAGCCAGG ACTGAGAATTTCTTGAAGCACAAGATTAGCAGTAGACCTGAGCGTGCAGAGCTCGTCCGCATGCACATCCTCCAAG AGACTCAGGCAGAGCCCTCATTGCAGGCCACACAGATGAAGCTCAAAAGGGCTCGTCTGGCCGATGACCTCAATGAGAAGATTGCCCAGAGGCCTGGCCCAATGGAGTTGGTAGAGAAGAACATCCTGCCTGTCGACTCCAGTGTGAAGGAGGCCATCATTG AAAATGAGGTGAACTACCAAAAGACCCTGGATGTGTATAACTTTGATGAAGACAGCAGTGAAGCTTTGTCCCCAGAGAATCCGGCCAGTCAGGAATCTCAGTGCTCTGTCCCATCACCCAGAGATGCCAAGCTGCCTGAGAACTCCTCTGCTACACTGACCGCTGGCTCCAACATTCAG CCCTGTCCACCTACGACCCACTGCTCAGAGTTAGTCAGTCAAACATCAGCAGAGGATCAGACAAACACTCAGCACATAACTCCTGCTCAGCCAGTCACCACCACTCTCCCCATCAAATCAGGTCTTACTCTTGTGAAG CAAAGTCAACCCAAGCTTCCCAGTGAAAAAAGCCGCAGCAAAAAGAGCAAAGAACCCAAGCCAAGGATAAAGAAGCTCAAATACCACCTGTATATCCCACCAGACCAAAAACAGGAGCCCAGTGAGGCCCCTATGGACTCGGCCTATGCCCGATTgcttcagcagcagcagcagtttcTACACCTGCAGATCCTTACCCAGCAACAACAGCATTACAACTACCAGGCCATTCTACCTGCATCTGCATCTCTCAG GCCTTTGCCTAAGGTTCAGACCAGCTGTCCTAACGTGGCCATGGGAAACAGCCAAGCTCCACTTGTAGTGTCCCTGCCCAGTGCTACCCCTGGACTCGGCACCAACAGCATGAACAACCGCAAGTCTGGCCCTCTGCCTGCTAACTTGGATGAAATGAAG GTGGCTGAACTTAAAATCGAGCTGAAGCTACGTGGTCTCCCTGTATCTGGCACTAAATTAGACCTCATAGAGAGGCTCAAGCCCTACCAGGAGAGCTACAAGGTCAACAGCACTCAACAGACTGAGACCAATGGCATCATTGCTCCACTGGCCAGTCAAAAGACAGAAAGCATAAGCATGAGTCCCCCAGTGTCTCCTGTGCACTCAGAGGTTTCCACTGGGAGTATGGAGGAGACCAGTGACAGCAAAATGTTGGTTGCCACATCTCCATCCATCATGAAAACAGAGGATACATCAGTGGAAGTAGCAGTACCTGATAAAGATCAGAGCTTATACGAGAAGGAGCGTCAGATAGAGGAGCTGATTCGCAagctggagcaggagcagcgtcTGGTGGAGGAGCTCAAGATGCAGCTAGAGGTGGAAAAGAGGAATCAACAGGGAGCGACGCAGCAGCAGGGTGAGCTTGAAACCAGGATAAAAGAGGAGCATGATGCCTTCTCCAGCTGTAACTCCACTCTGGAAAAGGAAGAGTCCCAGGGGCAGGCACAGAAGTTCTACATTGCTACACAAGGAGTGCAGGCCTCCCAGACCATCCTCAGCACTCAACCAGAGCAACATACCCTTCCCATCACCATCCATATTCCACAG ACACGGCCGGTTCTCCAAACCACAGAGTCTGTCTTGGCTCAAACAGAGAGTGCAGCATTTCAGCAGCACAAAAATCTGACACAGGCTGCACCTCAA ATAATGTCGGTGTGCAACAGCTCTGGCTCAGGCATCCAGCTGGGGCAGAAGCAGGAGCAGCAAAGATCTGAAGTGGCTGAGTCATGCTCACCTAGACACAGTCCTCCAAATGGATTCACCACTAAA TCAACCTCCCCTTGCCACCCCAGCTACATCCATCCACCATCTCCATTCAACAGTCATCACAGCCCCAAGAACAAAGACCCTCCTCGATATGAGGAGGCTGTCAAACAGACTAGGGCACTTCAGGCTACTATGCAG ATTCCTACTGCAGTCagtcagcacatggatgacttgTTTGATGTCCTGATTGAGAGCGGAG AAATCTCTCCCCTGCTCCAAGATGTTCTCTCCACGGATAAACTTCTGCCTGTGACAGCCAGTGTAACCACTCTCCCCATCAACACTGCACTGTCTCGTCCGCCACCTCAAGTCCATGTGGCCCATATGCCTAGTCTTGTGGCACTGGCCTCAGATCACCAGCTGGAGGCTCTACTGGAAGGAACGCTGCCACCAAATACAGAGCCCCGTGCTCTGCGTCTCATGGAGGAACTGCACAGCCAGTTGTTGGAGCCACCCCATTCACCCATGGATACCAGTGAGCTGAGATTTTCCACTTCGTCACCTCCATCCCTCCACCTGCATGACACCAACCTGGACAACATGGAGTGGTTGGAACTGACTACGCCAGGGCCAGCAGGCATCTCTGCACCGGCTGCCATCTTCTCCTCTGACTTCCTGGACTCTCACGATTTGCAATGGGACTGA